From the Burkholderia ubonensis genome, one window contains:
- a CDS encoding dihydroneopterin aldolase: MHSALLHPRLADCRRLYLRDYEVHINIGAFEHEKRGEQRVVINVDLFVPLAQSTPVDDRLHEVVDYDLMKQSVAQCVARGHIHLQETLCDAIAARLLAHDAVRAVRVRTEKPDAYPDCDAVGVEVFRIKDEERA, translated from the coding sequence ATGCATTCCGCCCTCCTGCACCCCCGCCTCGCGGATTGCCGCAGGCTCTACCTGCGCGACTACGAGGTGCATATCAACATCGGGGCATTCGAGCACGAGAAGCGCGGCGAGCAGCGCGTCGTCATCAATGTCGACCTGTTCGTGCCGCTTGCGCAGTCCACCCCCGTCGACGACCGGCTGCATGAAGTCGTCGACTACGACCTGATGAAGCAGAGCGTCGCGCAGTGCGTGGCGCGCGGCCACATCCACCTGCAGGAAACGCTGTGCGACGCGATCGCCGCGCGCCTGCTGGCGCACGACGCCGTGCGCGCGGTACGCGTCCGTACCGAGAAACCGGACGCCTATCCGGACTGCGACGCCGTCGGCGTCGAAGTCTTTCGCATCAAGGACGAGGAGCGCGCATGA
- a CDS encoding cupredoxin domain-containing protein translates to MNRFALGFALALLGASATSAFAADDVVNLTLKDHKFSPEGVTIPAGKKVKFVVKNLDATPAEFESDDFKAEKVVPAGKSVEILVGPLKAGTYEFHDEYHEAQSKTKLTVK, encoded by the coding sequence ATGAATCGTTTCGCTCTCGGTTTTGCGCTGGCCCTGCTGGGCGCGTCGGCCACCTCCGCATTCGCGGCCGACGACGTCGTCAACCTGACCCTGAAGGACCACAAGTTCTCGCCCGAAGGCGTGACGATTCCCGCCGGCAAGAAGGTGAAGTTCGTCGTGAAGAACCTCGACGCGACGCCCGCCGAATTCGAAAGCGACGACTTCAAGGCGGAGAAGGTCGTTCCCGCCGGCAAGTCGGTCGAGATCCTGGTCGGGCCGCTGAAGGCCGGCACCTACGAGTTCCACGACGAGTACCACGAAGCTCAGTCGAAGACGAAGCTCACCGTCAAGTAA
- a CDS encoding carbohydrate kinase family protein, with protein sequence MSGGGFPAFVSAGDILTDMVRAGDARWTSVPGGAGWNVARAVARLGVPSALAGAIGEDCFSDTLWRASDAAGLDMRFLQRVARAPLLAIVHETRPPAYFFIGEASADLAFDPARLPAGWADHVKWAHFGCISLVREPLAGTLIALAADLHARGVKISFDPNYRNLMTAAYRPTLEKMAGLADLIKASDEDLRHLFGGSEAAAIAALRALNPRAALLVTRGADAATLYADGDAHEARPPRVEVADTVGAGDASIGGMLFSLMAAPQRAWPEHLAFALAAGAAACRHTGAHAPTLDEVVALLER encoded by the coding sequence ATGAGCGGCGGCGGCTTTCCGGCGTTCGTGTCCGCCGGCGACATCCTGACCGACATGGTGCGCGCGGGCGACGCGCGCTGGACTTCGGTGCCGGGCGGCGCCGGCTGGAACGTCGCGCGCGCGGTCGCGCGGCTCGGCGTGCCGAGCGCGCTCGCCGGCGCGATCGGCGAGGACTGCTTCTCCGACACGCTGTGGCGCGCGAGCGACGCGGCCGGGCTCGACATGCGGTTCCTGCAGCGCGTCGCGCGAGCGCCGCTGCTCGCGATCGTCCACGAGACGCGGCCGCCTGCCTATTTCTTCATCGGCGAAGCGAGCGCCGATCTCGCGTTCGACCCGGCGCGGCTGCCGGCCGGCTGGGCCGATCACGTGAAATGGGCGCACTTCGGCTGCATCAGCCTCGTGCGCGAGCCGCTCGCCGGCACGCTGATCGCGCTCGCCGCCGACCTGCACGCGCGCGGCGTGAAGATCAGCTTCGATCCGAATTACCGGAACCTGATGACGGCCGCGTACCGGCCGACGCTCGAGAAGATGGCGGGCCTCGCGGACCTGATCAAGGCGTCCGACGAAGACCTGCGGCACCTGTTCGGCGGCAGCGAGGCCGCTGCGATCGCAGCGCTGCGCGCGCTGAATCCGCGCGCGGCGCTGCTGGTGACGCGCGGCGCGGACGCCGCGACGCTGTACGCGGACGGCGACGCGCACGAAGCGCGCCCGCCGCGCGTCGAGGTGGCCGACACGGTCGGCGCGGGCGACGCGTCGATCGGCGGGATGCTGTTCAGCCTGATGGCGGCGCCGCAGCGGGCGTGGCCGGAGCACCTCGCGTTCGCGCTCGCCGCGGGCGCCGCCGCGTGCCGCCACACCGGCGCGCACGCGCCGACGCTCGACGAGGTCGTGGCGCTGCTCGAACGATGA
- the glmS gene encoding glutamine--fructose-6-phosphate transaminase (isomerizing), with protein sequence MCGIVGAVAKRNIVPVLIEGLRRLEYRGYDSCGVAVLEPDAPHRARSVARVADLDAQVRESHLEGVTGIAHTRWATHGAPVTHNAHPIFSSNALALVHNGIIENFEPLRDALRAKGYEFVSQTDTEVIAHLVHSLYRGDLFAAVRDAVQQLHGAYAIAVIHKDQPHTVVGARQGSPLVVGYGAGENFLASDALALAGSTDHFTFLEEGDVCELSLDGVKIVDRHGAAAQREVRVVSAYGGAVELGPYRHFMQKEIFEQPRAISDTIPQADAFDASLFGDAAAAAFGEIDSLLILACGTSYYSGLTAKYWLESIAKIPTQVEIASEYRYRESVPNPRQLVVVISQSGETADTLAALKHAQSLGHAHTLAVCNVATSAMVRLTELQFLTHAGTEIGVASTKAFTTQLVGLFVLAATLGKLRGHVDAAQEAEYLKQLRHLPAALNSVLALEPQIIAWSEEFARKENALFLGRGLHYPIALEGALKLKEISYIHAEAYPAGELKHGPLALVTEAMPVVTVAPNDTLLEKLKSNMQEVRARGGELYVFADADTQIVNDDGLHVIRMPEHYGQLSPILHVVPLQLLAYHTACARGTDVDKPRNLAKSVTVE encoded by the coding sequence ATGTGCGGCATTGTCGGCGCAGTTGCAAAGCGTAATATCGTTCCGGTGCTGATCGAAGGTCTGCGGCGCCTCGAATACCGTGGCTACGATTCGTGCGGCGTCGCCGTGCTGGAACCGGACGCACCGCACCGCGCGCGCAGCGTCGCGCGCGTCGCCGACCTCGACGCGCAGGTGCGCGAGTCGCATCTCGAAGGCGTCACGGGCATCGCGCACACGCGCTGGGCCACGCACGGCGCGCCGGTCACGCACAACGCGCACCCGATCTTCTCGTCGAACGCGCTCGCGCTCGTCCACAACGGCATCATCGAGAACTTCGAGCCGCTGCGCGACGCGCTGCGCGCGAAGGGCTACGAATTCGTGTCGCAGACCGACACCGAGGTGATCGCGCACCTCGTGCACAGCCTGTATCGCGGCGACCTGTTCGCCGCGGTGCGCGACGCGGTGCAGCAGCTGCACGGCGCGTATGCGATCGCGGTGATCCACAAGGACCAGCCGCACACGGTCGTCGGCGCGCGCCAGGGCTCGCCGCTCGTCGTCGGCTACGGCGCCGGCGAGAACTTCCTCGCATCCGACGCGCTCGCGCTGGCGGGCAGCACCGACCACTTCACCTTCCTCGAGGAAGGCGACGTGTGCGAGCTGTCGCTCGACGGCGTGAAGATCGTCGACCGTCACGGCGCGGCGGCGCAGCGCGAAGTGCGCGTCGTCAGCGCGTACGGCGGCGCGGTCGAGCTCGGGCCGTACCGGCACTTCATGCAGAAGGAAATCTTCGAGCAGCCGCGTGCGATCAGCGACACGATCCCGCAGGCCGACGCGTTCGACGCGTCGTTGTTCGGCGACGCCGCGGCCGCCGCGTTCGGCGAGATCGACAGCCTGCTGATCCTCGCGTGCGGCACCAGCTACTACTCGGGCCTGACCGCGAAATACTGGCTCGAATCGATCGCGAAGATCCCGACCCAGGTCGAGATCGCGAGCGAATACCGCTACCGCGAATCGGTGCCGAACCCGCGCCAGCTCGTCGTCGTGATCTCGCAGTCGGGCGAGACGGCCGACACGCTCGCGGCGCTCAAGCACGCGCAGTCGCTCGGCCATGCGCACACACTCGCGGTGTGCAACGTCGCGACGAGCGCGATGGTGCGCCTCACCGAGCTGCAGTTCCTCACGCATGCGGGCACCGAGATCGGCGTCGCGTCGACGAAGGCGTTCACGACCCAGCTCGTCGGGCTGTTCGTGCTGGCCGCAACGCTCGGCAAGCTGCGCGGGCACGTCGACGCCGCGCAGGAAGCCGAATACCTGAAGCAGCTGCGCCACCTGCCGGCCGCGCTGAACAGCGTGCTCGCGCTCGAGCCGCAGATCATCGCGTGGTCGGAGGAATTCGCACGCAAGGAGAACGCGCTGTTCCTCGGCCGCGGGCTGCACTACCCGATCGCGCTCGAAGGGGCGCTGAAGCTGAAGGAAATCTCGTACATCCACGCCGAGGCGTATCCGGCGGGCGAACTGAAGCACGGGCCGCTCGCGCTCGTCACGGAAGCGATGCCGGTCGTCACGGTCGCGCCGAACGACACGCTGCTCGAGAAGCTGAAGTCGAACATGCAGGAAGTGCGCGCGCGCGGCGGCGAGCTGTACGTGTTCGCGGACGCGGACACGCAGATCGTCAACGACGACGGCCTGCACGTGATCCGGATGCCGGAGCACTACGGCCAGCTGTCGCCGATCCTGCACGTCGTGCCGCTGCAGCTGCTCGCGTATCACACGGCCTGCGCGCGCGGCACCGACGTCGACAAGCCGCGCAATCTCGCGAAATCGGTGACGGTGGAATAA
- a CDS encoding AGE family epimerase/isomerase, giving the protein MTTPPVQPAPATPAAHAHPAPFVASFRDPSFLLSHVEDTLRFYAPNALDPTGGFYHYFRDDGSVYNRTSRHLVSSCRFVFNYAMAYRHFGDPRHLDYTRHGLRFLRDAHWDDALQGYDWELDWRDGAKRATLDGTRHCYGLAFVLLAAAHATMAGVDEARPLIAATYELAEHRFWDAAAGLYADDASPNWIVSSYRGQNANMHMTEALLAAYEATGHLTYLDRAEKLATHITRRQAALSGGLVWEHYHADWSVDWDYNKEDSSNIFRPWGFQPGHQTEWAKLLLILERHRPLDWLAPRAAELFDAALTHAWDADHGGLCYGFGPDFTICDHNKYFWVQAESFAAAAMLGARTGAERYWDWYDEIWRYCWAHFVDHRYGAWYRILTCDNRKYGDEKSPAGKTDYHTMGACYDVLATLARAARSEPTQ; this is encoded by the coding sequence ATGACTACGCCCCCGGTCCAACCCGCCCCGGCGACGCCGGCCGCGCATGCCCATCCGGCCCCGTTCGTCGCGAGCTTCCGCGATCCGTCGTTCCTGCTGTCGCACGTCGAGGACACGCTGCGCTTCTATGCGCCGAACGCGCTCGACCCGACGGGCGGCTTCTACCACTACTTCCGCGACGACGGCAGCGTGTACAACCGCACGTCGCGCCACCTCGTCAGCAGCTGCCGGTTCGTCTTCAACTACGCGATGGCGTACCGGCATTTCGGCGATCCGCGCCATCTCGACTACACGCGCCACGGGCTGCGCTTCCTGCGCGACGCGCACTGGGACGACGCGCTGCAAGGCTACGACTGGGAGCTCGACTGGCGCGACGGCGCGAAGCGCGCGACGCTCGACGGCACGCGCCACTGCTACGGCCTCGCGTTCGTGCTGCTCGCCGCCGCGCACGCGACGATGGCGGGCGTCGACGAGGCGCGGCCGCTGATCGCCGCGACCTACGAGCTCGCCGAGCATCGCTTCTGGGACGCCGCCGCGGGCCTCTACGCGGACGATGCGTCGCCGAACTGGATCGTGTCGAGCTACCGCGGCCAGAACGCGAACATGCACATGACCGAGGCGCTGCTCGCCGCGTACGAGGCGACCGGCCACCTCACCTACCTCGACCGCGCGGAAAAGCTCGCGACGCACATCACGCGGCGCCAGGCGGCGCTGTCGGGCGGCCTCGTGTGGGAGCACTATCACGCGGACTGGTCGGTCGACTGGGACTACAACAAGGAAGACAGCTCGAACATCTTCCGCCCATGGGGTTTCCAGCCGGGGCACCAGACCGAGTGGGCGAAGCTCCTGCTGATCCTCGAGCGGCACCGCCCGCTCGACTGGCTGGCCCCGCGCGCGGCCGAGCTGTTCGACGCGGCGCTCACGCACGCGTGGGACGCCGATCACGGCGGGCTCTGCTACGGCTTCGGCCCCGACTTCACGATCTGCGATCACAACAAGTATTTCTGGGTGCAGGCGGAATCGTTCGCGGCGGCCGCGATGCTCGGCGCGCGCACCGGCGCCGAACGCTACTGGGACTGGTACGACGAGATCTGGCGCTACTGCTGGGCGCATTTCGTCGATCACCGCTACGGCGCGTGGTACCGGATCCTGACCTGCGACAACCGCAAGTACGGCGACGAGAAGAGCCCCGCCGGCAAGACCGACTACCACACGATGGGCGCGTGCTACGACGTGCTCGCGACGCTCGCGCGCGCGGCGCGCAGCGAACCCACGCAATGA
- a CDS encoding class I SAM-dependent methyltransferase, whose product MNPKAHEPASLPAPGPDALAQSETLAAQLRGEIAAAGGWLPFDLFMERALYAPGLGYYSGGARKFGRRADDGSDFVTAPELSPLFAQTLARPVAQALAASGTRRVMEFGAGTGKLAAGLLAALDALAAELDEYLIVDLSGELRERQRDTIAAAAPGLASKVRWLDALPERFEGVVVGNEVLDAMPVRLFAKADGAWRERGVALDARQAFVFEDRPAAPAASADLPPALAALDADADAGDGYVTETHEAALAFTRTVCTMLARGAVLLIDYGFPAHEYYHPQRDRGTLMCHYRHRAHDDPFLYPGLQDITAHVEFSGIYAAGVATGADLLGYTSQARFLLNAGITDVLAAIDPSDVHAFLPAANAVQKLISEAEMGELFKVIAFSRGLDGTLDAFARGDRSHAL is encoded by the coding sequence ATGAACCCGAAAGCTCACGAACCCGCTAGTTTACCTGCTCCCGGCCCCGACGCGCTTGCGCAGTCCGAAACCCTCGCCGCGCAGCTGCGCGGCGAGATCGCGGCGGCCGGCGGCTGGCTGCCGTTCGACCTCTTCATGGAGCGCGCGCTGTACGCGCCCGGCCTCGGCTACTACAGCGGCGGCGCCCGCAAGTTCGGCCGCCGCGCCGACGACGGCAGCGACTTCGTCACCGCGCCCGAGCTGTCGCCGCTGTTCGCGCAGACGCTCGCGCGGCCCGTCGCGCAGGCGCTCGCGGCGAGCGGCACGCGCCGCGTGATGGAATTCGGCGCGGGCACCGGCAAGCTGGCGGCGGGGCTGCTCGCGGCGCTCGACGCGCTGGCGGCCGAGCTCGACGAATACCTGATTGTCGACCTGTCCGGCGAGTTGCGCGAGCGGCAACGCGACACGATCGCCGCTGCTGCTCCCGGCCTCGCGTCGAAGGTGCGCTGGCTCGACGCGCTGCCCGAGCGCTTCGAGGGCGTCGTGGTCGGCAACGAGGTGCTCGACGCGATGCCGGTGCGGCTGTTCGCGAAGGCGGACGGCGCGTGGCGCGAGCGCGGCGTCGCGCTCGACGCGCGGCAGGCGTTCGTGTTCGAGGACCGGCCGGCCGCGCCGGCCGCGTCGGCCGACTTGCCGCCGGCGCTCGCCGCGCTCGATGCCGATGCCGATGCCGGCGACGGCTACGTGACCGAGACGCACGAGGCGGCGCTCGCGTTCACCCGCACCGTCTGCACGATGCTCGCGCGCGGTGCGGTGCTGCTGATCGACTACGGTTTCCCCGCGCACGAGTACTACCATCCGCAGCGCGACCGCGGCACGCTGATGTGCCACTACCGGCACCGCGCACACGATGATCCGTTCCTCTATCCGGGCCTGCAGGACATTACCGCGCACGTCGAATTCTCGGGGATCTACGCGGCTGGCGTCGCGACCGGCGCGGACCTGCTCGGCTACACGTCGCAGGCGCGCTTCCTGCTCAATGCGGGCATCACCGACGTGCTCGCCGCGATCGATCCGTCCGACGTCCACGCGTTCCTGCCCGCCGCGAACGCGGTGCAGAAGCTGATCTCGGAAGCGGAGATGGGCGAGCTGTTCAAGGTGATCGCGTTCTCGCGCGGCCTCGACGGCACGCTCGACGCGTTCGCGCGCGGCGACCGCTCGCATGCGCTCTGA
- the ttcA gene encoding tRNA 2-thiocytidine(32) synthetase TtcA yields MNAPHTPHLPHLNEAAADAAAADAGRPALTRREQKEAYENNKLFKRIVRQVGQAIGDYNMIEHGDKVMVCLSGGKDSYAMLDVLLRLRERAPIDFDIVAVNLDQKQPGFPEHVLPEYLTRIGVPFHIENQDTYSIVKRLVPEGKTTCSLCSRLRRGILYRVAGELGATKIALGHHRDDIVQTLLLNMFYGGKLKGMPPKLQSDDGKNVVIRPLAYVKETDLEKYAELREFPIIPCNLCGSQPNLKRAEMKALIREWDKRFPGRVDNMFNALAKVVPSHLMDTTLFPFTALRATGEADPQGDIAFDEEPCSTGDDAAAPGAAQPISLVRFDDL; encoded by the coding sequence ATGAACGCCCCCCATACCCCCCATCTCCCCCATCTGAATGAAGCGGCGGCCGATGCCGCGGCGGCCGACGCCGGCCGCCCGGCGCTGACGCGCCGCGAGCAAAAGGAAGCGTACGAGAACAACAAGCTGTTCAAGCGCATCGTGCGCCAGGTCGGCCAGGCGATCGGCGACTACAACATGATCGAGCACGGCGACAAGGTGATGGTCTGCCTGTCGGGCGGCAAGGACAGCTACGCGATGCTCGACGTGCTGCTGCGCCTGCGCGAGCGCGCGCCGATCGACTTCGACATCGTCGCCGTCAACCTCGACCAGAAGCAGCCGGGCTTCCCGGAGCACGTGCTGCCCGAGTACCTGACGCGGATCGGCGTGCCGTTCCACATCGAGAACCAGGACACCTACAGCATCGTCAAGCGCCTCGTGCCCGAGGGCAAGACCACCTGCTCGCTGTGCTCGCGGCTGCGCCGCGGGATCCTGTACCGCGTCGCGGGCGAGCTCGGCGCGACCAAGATCGCGCTCGGCCATCACCGCGACGACATCGTGCAGACGCTGCTCCTGAACATGTTCTACGGCGGCAAGCTGAAGGGGATGCCGCCGAAGCTGCAGTCGGACGACGGCAAGAACGTCGTGATCCGCCCGCTCGCGTACGTGAAGGAAACCGACCTCGAGAAGTATGCGGAGCTGCGCGAATTCCCGATCATCCCGTGCAACCTGTGCGGCAGCCAGCCGAACCTGAAGCGCGCGGAAATGAAGGCGCTGATCCGCGAGTGGGACAAGCGCTTCCCGGGCCGCGTCGACAACATGTTCAACGCGCTCGCGAAGGTCGTGCCGTCGCACCTGATGGACACCACGCTGTTCCCGTTCACGGCGCTGCGCGCGACCGGCGAGGCCGATCCGCAGGGCGACATCGCGTTCGACGAGGAACCGTGCTCGACGGGCGACGACGCGGCTGCGCCGGGCGCGGCCCAACCGATCTCGCTCGTCCGGTTCGACGATCTGTAA
- a CDS encoding SDR family oxidoreductase: protein MTVSADTSTARVVLVAGALDSAADAASIGRALATGFARRGWDVALQRGRDAPPAVSDALVAEVGALGRRAAVLDADLALEAEAAGLVAACGAALGRPACVVFHSAPTGADDARSVRHASLAAALARNVAAPLALARALDAATPDAARADEALRACAIHVLDQALFHPAPERLSHALMQAALNRATAALALTLAPKVRIAALVRGRAPHADDIAAAACYLADAPGITGATLTVDGGEHLVPPAAGPNEPHGRAP from the coding sequence ATGACCGTTTCAGCCGATACGTCGACCGCGCGCGTGGTGCTCGTCGCGGGCGCCCTGGACAGCGCGGCCGACGCCGCGTCGATCGGCCGCGCGCTCGCCACGGGGTTCGCCCGGCGCGGCTGGGACGTCGCGCTGCAGCGCGGCCGCGACGCGCCGCCCGCCGTGTCCGACGCGCTCGTCGCCGAGGTCGGGGCGCTCGGGCGCCGCGCGGCCGTGCTCGATGCCGATCTGGCCCTCGAAGCCGAGGCGGCCGGGCTCGTCGCGGCCTGCGGCGCGGCGCTCGGCCGGCCGGCGTGCGTCGTGTTCCACAGCGCGCCGACGGGCGCCGACGACGCGCGCTCGGTGCGCCACGCGTCGCTCGCCGCCGCGCTGGCCCGCAACGTCGCCGCGCCGCTCGCGCTGGCCCGCGCGCTCGACGCCGCGACGCCCGACGCCGCGCGCGCCGACGAAGCGCTGCGCGCGTGCGCGATCCACGTGCTGGACCAGGCGCTGTTCCACCCGGCGCCCGAACGGCTGTCGCACGCGCTGATGCAGGCCGCGCTGAACCGCGCGACCGCCGCGCTGGCGCTGACGCTCGCGCCGAAGGTGCGCATCGCGGCGCTCGTGCGCGGGCGCGCGCCGCACGCCGACGACATCGCGGCGGCGGCCTGCTACCTGGCGGACGCGCCCGGCATCACCGGCGCGACGCTGACCGTCGACGGCGGCGAGCACCTGGTGCCGCCTGCCGCCGGCCCGAATGAACCGCACGGGCGCGCGCCATGA
- a CDS encoding FTR1 family iron permease produces MLSTALIVFREVLEAALVVSIVMAATKGVPRRGWWVGSGLVGGVVGAGLIAAFADAISQWASGMGQEVFNAGVMFVATLMLAWHCIWMSKHGREMAQHMTAVGRAVAAGSKPLTGLAIVVGVAVLREGSEVVLFLYGIAAGDPGQTPQMIAGGLLGVLGGAGLGYAMYAGLLRIPLKRLFSVTNGLIVLLAAGMASQCVGFLLAAGLVPSWGDAVWDTSWLLKDSSLVGKALHTLIGYTARPAGIQIVVYVATLVAIVALARLVGRPQPAVRPPRAAA; encoded by the coding sequence ATGTTGTCCACCGCCCTGATCGTCTTTCGTGAAGTGCTCGAGGCCGCGCTGGTGGTCTCGATCGTGATGGCCGCCACGAAGGGCGTGCCGCGGCGCGGCTGGTGGGTCGGCAGCGGGCTGGTCGGCGGCGTGGTCGGCGCGGGCCTGATTGCCGCGTTCGCCGACGCGATCTCGCAGTGGGCGTCCGGGATGGGGCAGGAGGTGTTCAATGCGGGCGTGATGTTCGTCGCGACGCTGATGCTCGCATGGCACTGCATCTGGATGAGCAAGCACGGCCGCGAGATGGCGCAGCACATGACCGCGGTCGGCCGGGCCGTCGCGGCGGGCAGCAAGCCGCTGACCGGGCTCGCGATCGTCGTCGGCGTCGCGGTGCTGCGTGAAGGTTCCGAGGTGGTGCTGTTCCTGTACGGCATCGCGGCGGGCGATCCGGGGCAGACGCCGCAGATGATCGCCGGCGGGCTGCTCGGCGTGCTCGGCGGCGCGGGGCTCGGCTATGCGATGTATGCAGGCCTGCTGCGGATTCCGCTGAAGCGCCTGTTCTCCGTCACCAACGGGCTGATCGTGCTGCTCGCGGCCGGGATGGCGAGCCAGTGCGTCGGCTTCCTGCTGGCGGCTGGCCTCGTGCCGTCGTGGGGCGACGCGGTGTGGGATACGTCATGGCTGCTGAAGGATTCGAGCCTCGTCGGCAAGGCGCTGCATACGCTGATCGGTTATACCGCGCGTCCGGCGGGCATCCAGATCGTCGTGTACGTCGCGACGCTGGTCGCGATCGTCGCGCTGGCACGGCTCGTCGGCCGGCCGCAGCCGGCCGTGCGGCCGCCGCGCGCCGCGGCCTGA
- a CDS encoding DUF2905 domain-containing protein, with protein sequence MLRWLMASFVAVMILTRCWPWLGKLGVGRLPGDVTLTLGGRRYPFPFMSTLVITMLVSMVARLL encoded by the coding sequence ATGCTGCGCTGGCTGATGGCGTCATTCGTCGCGGTGATGATCCTCACGCGCTGCTGGCCGTGGCTCGGCAAGCTGGGCGTCGGGCGGCTGCCCGGCGACGTGACGCTGACGCTCGGCGGGCGGCGCTACCCGTTTCCGTTCATGTCGACGCTGGTGATCACGATGCTGGTGTCGATGGTCGCGCGGCTGCTGTGA
- the glmU gene encoding bifunctional UDP-N-acetylglucosamine diphosphorylase/glucosamine-1-phosphate N-acetyltransferase GlmU, protein MNIVILAAGTGKRMRSALPKVLHPLAGRPLLSHVIATARALQPSRLVVVVGHGAEQVQAAVAAPDVQFAVQAEQLGTGHAVRQALPLLDPAQPTLVLYGDVPLTRVSTLERLVAAAREGRYGILTVTLDDPTGYGRIVRDPAGFVTRIVEQKDASPEEQKIAEINTGIVVTPTAQLAMWLGALNNDNAQGEYYLTDVVELAIDAGFEVVTAQPDAEWETLGVNSKAQLAELERVHQRNLADALLVDGVTLADPARLDVRGTLRCGRDVSIDVNCVFEGNVTLADDVTIGANCVIRNASIGAGARIDAFTHIDGAELGAHTVIGPYARLRPGAQLADEAHVGNFVEVKNAVIGHGSKANHLTYIGDADIGARVNIGAGTITCNYDGANKFRTVIEDDVFVGSDTQLVAPVRVGRGVTIAAGTTIWKDVAEGMLALNDKTQTAKSGYVRPVKKKG, encoded by the coding sequence ATGAATATCGTGATTTTGGCGGCAGGCACCGGCAAGCGCATGCGTTCCGCGCTGCCGAAAGTGCTTCATCCTCTGGCCGGCAGGCCCCTCCTCTCCCACGTCATCGCCACCGCGCGCGCGCTGCAGCCGTCCCGGCTCGTGGTCGTCGTCGGCCACGGCGCGGAGCAGGTGCAGGCTGCCGTCGCCGCGCCCGACGTGCAGTTCGCGGTGCAGGCCGAGCAGCTCGGCACCGGCCACGCGGTGCGCCAGGCGCTGCCGCTGCTCGATCCCGCGCAGCCGACCCTCGTGCTGTACGGCGACGTGCCGCTCACCCGCGTGTCCACGCTCGAGCGCCTCGTCGCCGCCGCGCGCGAAGGCCGCTACGGCATCCTGACGGTCACGCTCGACGATCCGACCGGCTACGGCCGCATCGTGCGCGACCCGGCCGGCTTCGTCACGCGCATCGTCGAGCAGAAGGACGCGTCGCCCGAAGAGCAGAAGATCGCCGAGATCAACACCGGCATCGTCGTCACGCCGACCGCGCAGCTCGCGATGTGGCTCGGCGCGCTGAACAACGACAACGCGCAGGGCGAGTACTACCTGACCGACGTCGTCGAGCTGGCGATCGACGCCGGCTTCGAGGTCGTCACCGCGCAGCCGGACGCCGAATGGGAAACGCTCGGCGTGAACAGCAAGGCGCAGCTCGCGGAGCTCGAGCGCGTGCACCAGCGCAACCTCGCCGACGCGCTGCTCGTCGACGGCGTGACGCTCGCCGACCCGGCGCGCCTCGACGTGCGCGGCACGCTGCGCTGCGGCCGCGACGTGTCGATCGACGTGAACTGCGTGTTCGAAGGCAACGTGACGCTCGCCGACGACGTGACGATCGGCGCGAACTGCGTGATCCGCAACGCGTCGATCGGCGCGGGCGCGCGCATCGACGCGTTCACGCACATCGACGGCGCCGAGCTCGGCGCGCACACGGTGATCGGCCCGTACGCGCGGCTGCGCCCGGGCGCGCAGCTCGCGGACGAGGCGCACGTCGGCAACTTCGTCGAGGTGAAGAACGCGGTGATCGGCCACGGCTCGAAGGCGAACCACCTCACGTACATCGGCGACGCCGACATCGGCGCGCGCGTGAACATCGGCGCGGGCACGATCACCTGCAACTACGACGGCGCGAACAAGTTCCGCACCGTGATCGAGGACGACGTGTTCGTCGGCTCGGACACGCAGCTGGTCGCGCCGGTGCGCGTCGGGCGCGGCGTGACGATCGCCGCGGGCACGACGATCTGGAAGGACGTGGCCGAAGGCATGCTCGCGTTGAACGACAAGACGCAGACCGCGAAGAGCGGCTACGTGCGCCCGGTCAAGAAGAAAGGCTGA